A genomic region of Plasmodium cynomolgi strain B DNA, chromosome 5, whole genome shotgun sequence contains the following coding sequences:
- a CDS encoding hypothetical protein (putative) produces the protein MRICAPLVLFLLVVILVLVGIDEVASNSKGGNNNRNAKNAKGGGGSKQGKNEASKKDGMSGKGNQKGKKKDPGGGGTTPKGQSKGSEQGKQKNKKGDDSHFDEFIKDMKNNQDEDNFMDELNKFEKNFHDEDLENSEYLFDQYGKGGAHDEEFNNIDEWNSGSYNSMKPDANDYQYFDNDDVVEGDEDLTNIWNKNMQNFEPSTMLTFEIQGNSEEYLFEEVSNFNTYFRGVFYSSNEADDNKILFFITDPDGQIIYKKEASEGIFYFYTQKIGVYSITLKNSKWMGKKLTTVALGLGENPSLKSEHIKDFTNYIDKIVAETKRLKNELKYLSSKHMTHIEKMKKITNKAFLYCFIKLFVLIFLSLFTIYYIKNLVSNKR, from the coding sequence atgcgtATCTGCGCCCCCCTGGTGTTGTTTCTACTGGTGGTGATACTTGTGCTCGTGGGCATAGATGAGGTAGCGTCAAAtagcaaagggggaaataataaCAGGAATGCGAAGAATGCCAAGGGGGGAGGTGGAAGTAAGcaaggcaaaaatgaagcgaGTAAAAAGGATGGTATGAGTGGAAAGGGCAACcagaaagggaagaagaaagatcCAGGGGGAGGTGGCACTACTCCCAAGGGACAAAGCAAAGGATCCGAacagggaaaacaaaaaaacaaaaaaggagatgatAGCCATTTTGATGAATTTATAAAGGACATGAAAAACAACCAAGACGAAGATAATTTCATGGATGAACTGAAcaagtttgaaaaaaattttcacgaTGAAGATTTAGAGAATAGCGAATATCTATTTGATCAATATGGAAAGGGAGGAGCACATGATGAAGAGTTCAACAATATTGACGAGTGGAATAGTGGAAGTTACAACAGCATGAAACCTGATGCGAATGATTACCAATACTTTGATAACGATGATGTTGTTGAGGGGGATGAAGACTTGACAAATAtatggaacaaaaatatgcaaaattttgAGCCATCTACTATGTTAACATTTGAAATCCAAGGAAATTCAGAGGAATATCTTTTTGAGGAAGTAAGCAATTTTAACACTTATTTTCGAGGTGTGTTTTACTCCAGCAATGAAGCAgatgataataaaattttgttttttatcaCTGATCCGGATGgacaaataatttacaaGAAGGAAGCGAGTGAAGggattttttacttttacacACAGAAAATTGGGGTCTATTCCATCACTTTGAAAAATAGTAAAtggatgggaaaaaaactcacaaCGGTTGCCCTTGGGTTGGGAGAAAACCCCTCGTTAAAATCGGAACACATAAAAGACTTCACCAATTATATCGACAAAATTGTTGCTGAAACGAAAAGGTTAAAGAACGAATTGAAGTATTTATCTTCCAAACACATGACGCATAttgagaaaatgaaaaaaatcaccaaCAAGGCCTTTCTCTACTGCTTCATCAAATTGTTTGTGCTCATCTTTTTGTCCCTCTTCACCATTTACTACATCAAGAATTTGGTCTCCAACAAGCGC
- a CDS encoding erythrocyte membrane-associated antigen (putative), translating into MHIGMSSSSPSVCSSVVNPIMSGRSAIPNREVSIALCGEPMEERDEKGEEKEIEKETKKETKKEIKKETKKETKKEIKKEIKKETKKEVNKNEGVGNDQTSEKDQTGQTCQAGQTAGDFSSTSCQLVEKIFSQNEYEESSVNSCYHHYAESCKQNWGSDGEGGSDDEGGSDGEGGSDDEGGPECVPAFSLHCSEHLSLCGRPNCFDSSLTQSTRDKDPQTHQQKRKRNILKIMHRNGKILSQFEPSMGVAPSEEGKNEGAAKCVMNSQSGGRKDLEKETIGRRDQPGESHGAVSESHLMALAPLFYSLMILFNELNSRKKLTKTINIIDEEKCHLKNTDEINKRLLSSVCHGGVWDELLTLYDPIYSFNYERYISHASGHASGHASGHANGYANGYTNRYTNRYAIADTPADVARPTESSAGRPKEQTQTSLTKNTTGNHMYREKFGTDPHQRNDITYSTWSKKKTKSLTPDDCRKSGSSLSISYCNPREVDQIPWEKDQHKEETNLEHQLEKKDKMASESFFSMLDDVTSSFNKMDRRKHSGKQESVSNGVVHSVSVDRVNCDSHPYWDHPPSNDVKGPFVGDTVKTYGATPLVKEIKIGERVASGCSISTNSSSSGSAVGRSGIERGFRSGIERDIRSGTRSGNLHKSHTREDHSLNSEKRTPPPGGRDNHAIKTDVENEDHVAEGEDKTNPFLLHTEPQVDSHCNIAGGPTPTRNSHGDVEYPSHPFSPHRNGNTEMGKTVGGYSTSNGFKGPSQGPLRKGDRPSISENPPVRRKEHYMNDEDVTTTTMNGVRPNGERGSSHFSSSCSNIAWGSLPHLDMHTPALTTSINYFNEVLLANSFSPSDTILHGSIDKNFKIHDRTLHLCSNEMNTYMSQHRCSVTSNEQNTIRFKYNQNSHMADNGLAKKEKNNKPGDRVEGRTTARTVIQTRKNTKTFEKKYEQNIDLAGKVSSATWLIYLYELKRASFFINYYLHHLHLFIFFKKHFSGGGQRRGPQNGSEEGKSNGPEAKSNGPEDTPNGTQATPDRDCEPTHVPNPPCDPQTRITKNYEIFQKKQWLTIKINSRDELTDANKPSLQRGQVLFPNATFPLLTQKEQSIVIDKKGNQLDLIKRESPQMEKKNQTDERMQTKENTTLSERVKKTDKNNLDPIWQIILKCILQNLKCCIHALFERTKGEIYVLPFRPQLEKNSRVRRSSREELPSKENHRNDEERGQRGGRFATPKGGEITEGCHNMNALPTDGETTSQKSTNAKSHHHKEQSLDDHDPTDTENQFALVLIEGKLVFVKFVKICIDRNKFWDESFLCRRDIRTVIHAKALDVLDTNVNANLAKQIYTSSDTSDFDHMLLEDNSLEEDERFSKKDSTLSDFPCAANENVQKDAAVTGGGIKGEKATSNEPKRRTNHLSDGKNHYFVDNAKRTMKSWDYEKQKLKAKCSNFIYNSRNDYLGLLLEQNGGGRDRMVKGRAGQPGETSEPGETSEPGETSEPCESLKRERPPKPERPPKLERPPKLERPPKLERHPKQERHPKQDEPPKPGDIFLINPCNFVTRVNVKTVYLPRRKLKEELIGTICERIHLKESKMRKIFMLRKKGQHLSGSTVPLEGEQQRDGQTDEQKETPEGDDDICCVRIIPRNEIMRYKELIRITKNSPFYHKKAKHITNNTNPPLQQPVSVCNFCHTRGTFNVKTSHFTLSHVDSDVAESITQFLRQLIHGKCVSPQMEK; encoded by the exons ATGCACATCGGCATGTCGAGTTCGTCTCCCTCAGTGTGTAGCAGCGTGGTGAACCCGATTATGTCAGGGAGGTCGGCAATCCCCAATAGGGAGGTGAGCATAGCGCTTTGTGGGGAACCCATGGAGGAGAGGGATgagaaaggggaggaaaaggagatCGAAAAAGAGACCAAAAAAGAGACCAAAAAGGAGATCAAAAAGGAGACCAAAAAAGAGACCAAAAAGGAGATCAAAAAGGAGATCAAAAAGGAGACCAAAAAAGAGGTAAACAAAAACGAAGGCGTGGGCAATGATCAAACGAGCGAAAAGGACCAAACAGGACAGACATGCCAAGCGGGCCAAACTGCGGGAGATTTTTCTAGCACGTCGTGCCAATTAGTTGAGAAGATATTCTCTCAAAATGAGTACGAAGAATCGAGTGTCAACTCGTGCTACCATCATTACGCCGAATCGTGTaaacaaaattggggaaGTGATGGTGAAGGGGGAAGCGATGATGAGGGGGGAAGCGATGGTGAAGGGGGAAGCGATGATGAAGGGGGACCCGAGTGCGTGCCGGCGTTTTCTTTACACTGCTCGGAACACCTCTCCCTCTGCGGTCGCCCCAACTGTTTCGACTCCTCCCTTACACAATCGACAAGGGATAAAGACCCACAGACGCACCAGCAGAAGCGGAAAAGAAATATCCTAAAGATAATGCACCGTAATGGTAAAATATTGTCCCAGTTTGAACCCTCCATGGGAGTCGCACCGAgtgaggagggaaaaaatgaaggagctGCAAAGTGTGTGATGAATTCgcaaagtggaggaagaaaggaCCTCGAGAAGGAGACCATTGGGAGGAGAGACCAACCTGGGGAGAGCCACGGTGCAGTCAGCGAGAGCCATCTGATGGCTCTCGCCCCCCTCTTTTACTCCCTCATGATTCTGTTTAATGAACTGAACTCCAGAAAGAAGCTGACCAAAACGATAAACATTatcgatgaagaaaaatgtcaTCTCAAGAATACAGACGAAATCAACAAAAGGTTGCTCTCTTCTGTATGCCACGGGGGGGTTTGGGACGAGCTACTTACTCTGTACGACCCCATTTATAGCTTTAACTACGAAAGGTACATTAGCCACGCGAGCGGCCATGCGAGTGGCCATGCGAGCGGCCATGCGAACGGCTATGCGAATGGCTATACTAACCGCTATACCAACCGCTATGCAATTGCGGATACACCTGCGGACGTTGCGAGACCCACCGAGAGCAGCGCAGGCAGACCCAAAGAGCAAACACAAACGAGTCTTACGAAAAACACAACAGGGAACCACATGTATAGAGAAAAATTTGGGACGGACCCCCACCAAAGGAACGACATCACGTATTCCACAtggtccaaaaaaaaaacaaaaagtttAACTCCTGATGACTGTCGTAAAAGTGGAAGCTCCCTCTCAATCAGTTATTGCAATCCCAGGGAGGTAGATCAGATCCCCTGGGAGAAGGATCAACACAAAGAGGAAACAAATCTCGAACAccaattggaaaaaaaggataaaatggctagcgagtcatttttttcaatgctAGATGATGTAACGtcttcttttaataaaatggataGAAGGAAACACTCAGGGAAACAGGAGAGTGTATCGAATGGAGTTGTTCATTCCGTGAGCGTAGATCGGGTCAACTGTGATAGCCACCCATATTGGGATCATCCCCCCTCGAACGATGTGAAAGGTCCTTTCGTTGGCGATACTGTGAAGACGTATGGTGCTACCCCCCTAgtgaaggaaattaaaatcgGCGAAAGGGTTGCCAGCGGGTGCTCCATCTCGACCAACAGCAGTAGCAGCGGGAGTGCCgtgggaagaagcggaatcGAAAGAGGCTTCCGAAGCGGCATCGAACGCGACATCCGAAGCGGCACCCGAAGCGGCAATTTGCACAAGTCGCATACTCGTGAGGACCACTCTTTAAATAGTGAAAAGAGGACCCCTCCTCCTGGTGGAAGGGACAACCATGCGATAAAAACAGACGTAGAAAATGAAGATCATGtagcagaaggagaggatAAGACGAACCCCTTCCTTCTTCACACAGAACCCCAGGTAGACTCCCACTGCAACATCGCAGGTGGACCGACCCCCACGAGAAACTCGCATGGGGATGTAGAATACCCAAGTCACCCTTTCTCACCTCATCGAAATGGCAACacagaaatgggaaaaacagTTGGGGGGTATAGTACATCGAACGGATTTAAGGGACCGTCTCAGGGACCACTGCGCAAAGGAGATCGTCCCTCTATTAGCGAAAATCCCCCAGTGAGAAGGAAAGAGCATTACATGAATGACGAAGACGTAACGACAACCACCATGAATGGAGTTCGTCCCAACGGAGAACGAGGTTCTTCTCATTTCTCCTCCAGCTGTTCGAACATTGCCTGGGGGAGTCTCCCCCATTTAGATATGCATACCCCCGCGCTAACCACGTCCATAAATTACTTCAATGAGGTCCTTCTGGCGAACTCCTTCTCTCCCAGCGACACCATATTGCATGGTAGcatagataaaaattttaaaattcatgATAGAACCCTCCACTTGTGTTCCAACGAAATGAATACCTACATGAGTCAACACAGATGCAGCGTGACATCGAATGAACAGAATACAATCCGCTTCAAGTACAACCAAAACAGTCACATGGCAGATAACGgattggcaaaaaaggaaaaaaacaacaaaccGGGTGATCGCGTGGAAGGGCGAACAACAGCACGGACTGTCATTCAAACAAGGAAAAACACGAAGACATTCGAAAAGAAGTACGAACAGAATATCGACTTGGCAGGAAAAGTCAGCAGCGCCACGTGGTTAATATATCTGTATGAGTTGAAGCGGgctagtttttttattaactatTACCTTCACCATTTGcatctgttcattttttttaaaaagcactTTAGTGGGGGGGGACAAAGAAGGGGACCCCAAAATGGGAGCGAAGAAGGGAAATCAAATGGGCCAGAAGCAAAATCAAATGGGCCAGAAGACACCCCGAATGGGACACAGGCAACCCCTGATAGGGACTGCGAACCAACCCATGTGCCAAACCCCCCGTGTGACCCGCAAACCAGGATCACCAAAAACTACGAGATATTCCAAAAGAAGCAGTGGCTCACCATAAAGATAAACTCAAGAGACGAACTGACAGATGCAAACAAACCGAGTCTGCAAAGGGGGCAGGTCCTCTTTCCAAATGCCACCTTTCCGCTCCTCACCCAGAAGGAGCAGTCAATCGTCATCGACAAAAAAGGTAACCAATTGGACCTGATTAAGAGAGAGTCAcctcaaatggaaaaaaaaaaccaaactGATGAAAGGATGCAGACCAAGGAAAACACAACACTCAGCGAAAGGGTAAAGAAAACGGACAAGAACAACCTGGACCCCATTTggcaaataattttaaaatgcattttGCAAAACCTAAAATGTTGCATCCATGCACTGTTCGAACGgacaaaaggagaaatatatgTCCTTCCCTTCCGTCCTcagttggaaaaaaactcTCGCGTGCGTAGAAGCAGTAGGGAGGAGCTACCTTCCAAGGAGAACCATCGTAATGATGAAGAAAGGGGACAACGAGGAGGTCGATTTGCAACcccaaaaggaggagaaatcACCGAAGGTTGTCACAACATGAACGCACTTCCAACGGATGGTGAAACGACTAGCCAAAAAAGCACGAATGCAAAAAGTCATCACCATAAAGAACAAAGTCTAGATGACCACGACCCCACAGATACAGAGAACCAATTCGCCCTTGTCCTGATAGAGGGAAAACTCGTATTCGTTAAATTTGTCAAAATCTGCATCGATCGAAATAAATTTTGGGATGAAAGCTTTCTCTGCAGGAGAGACATCAGGACAGTCATCCACGCCAAGGCTCTGGATGTCCT TGACACAAACGTGAATGCAAATCTCGCAAAACAAATTTACACATCCAGCGATACGTCTGACTTTGACCACATGCTACTAGAGGATAACTCCTTGGAGGAAGATGAGCGTTTTTCCAAGAAGGACTCTACGTTAAGTGACTTCCCGTGCGCTGCCAATGAGAACGTCCAAAAGGATGCTGCTGTGACTGGGGGTGGAATCAAAGGCGAAAAAGCTACTTCGAACGAACCCAAGAGAAGAACGAATCATCTATCCGACGGGAAGAACCACTACTTTGTGGATAACGCGAAGAGGACCATGAAATCTTGGGATTACGAAAAACAGAAACTAAAGGCAAAGTGcagtaattttatttacaactCGAGAAATGACTACCTTGGCCTTCTGTTGGAACAGAACGGGGGGGGCAGGGACCGGATGGTCAAGGGGCGAGCAGGTCAGCCGGGTGAGACAAGTGAACCGGGTGAGACAAGTGAACCGGGTGAGACTAGTGAACCGTGCGAGTCGCTCAAACGGGAGAGGCCGCCAAAACCGGAGAGGCCGCCAAAACTGGAGAGGCCGCCAAAACTGGAGAGGCCGCCAAAACTGGAGAGGCACCCCAAACAGGAGAGGCACCCCAAACAGGATGAGCCGCCCAAACCAGGTGACATATTCCTCATCAACCCGTGCAACTTCGTAACACGTGTGAACGTAAAAACAGTGTACCTACCTCGAAGGAAGCTGAAGGAAGAACTGATAGGCACCATTTGCGAAAGGATTCACCTGAAGGAGAgtaaaatgaggaaaattttCATGCTACGCAAAAAGGGACAACACCTGTCAGGAAGCACAGTACCGTTGGAGGGAGAGCAACAAAGGGACGGTCAAACAGATGAACAGAAGGAAACACCAGAAGGAGATGACGACATATGCTGCGTACGAATCATCCCAAGAAATGAAATAATGAGATACAAAGAGCTAATCCGCATTACGAAAAACAGTCCCTTTTATCATAAGAAGGCGAAGCACATAACTAACAATACCAATCCCCCCCTGCAACAACCTGTGAGtgtatgtaatttttgtcATACCAGGGGAACCTTTAATGTGAAAACGAGCCACTTTACTCTATCCCATGTGGACTCCGATGTTGCGGAAAGTATCACTCAGTTTCTCCGTCAGTTGATACATGGGAAGTGTGTCTCCCCGCAGATGGAGAAGTAG